In Papio anubis isolate 15944 chromosome 20, Panubis1.0, whole genome shotgun sequence, the genomic window ctcttgttgcccaggctggaatgcaatggcgcgcggctgaccgcaacctccgcctcccgggttcaagcgattctcctgcctcagcctcccaaagtagttgggattacaggcatgcaccaccacacccagctaattttgtatgtttagtagagacggggtttctccattttggtcaggctggtctcgaactcccgacctcaggtgatccgcccgcctcggtctcccaaagtgctgcgattacaggcgtgagcgtgagccaccgcgccaggccttctttccttttctttcttttcttttttcttttttttctttttttttttttttttttttggtataggaCTGTTGGGACGTACACCTCTTTCTTAAACCATCCTGACAAagggaaagagggggaaaaataCATTTCCCGTGAGGCGTTGGGGCTAGAACAGCTGGAGGTGGGCGGCAGAGTGCCGCGACGACTGACAGGAGTTGTAGTTCTCCCCGGCCGCGTCACTGCGGCGTCGCCCACCCGCCTTCCCTGGGCAGGCCGCGGTTTCCTTTGTGGACGTGGCGAGGGGCGCAGGCGGCCTTCCCGGCACTCGTTGGCCCCGCCCCGTGAGTCACTCGTGCGAGCTCATTGGGCGGGGGGCGGGGCTCTGCGCAGCCAGAGGCGGGGCCTGACTGGAGAGCGGCCGAATTGGGCACTTTTGCGGGAACGCAGAGCCGAGCGTGGAGAGCGGAGCGAAGCTGGATGACTGGGTAAAGGGAGTGGGTGGGGGGCCTCAGTCCAGGCAGGGCGGCTCGGGGCGGCTCGGGTCGAGGATCAGGGTCCGGACTGGGAGCAATGACGGGGAGCCTCCCTGACCTCTGGCTGGCCACAACTATGCCCTGTACTTTGCGTGGGATGTGCGCCACGTCTCTCCCTGAAATTCCCCCTCGCAGGTCTGGGACCCCCTGAGACTCCGTCAGAAGAGTCGGTCCCCCCATAGGTGGCTTTACCTCTAAGCATCACGCCCTCTTTTCCCCCATCGCCCGCCCTTTTTGAGCCCCAAAGTTTGTAGCCAACTTCCATCTCCCTGTCCTGTCCTAGGTAACCCCTCCaccccgccattctcctgtcccgTCTCTGtcctcatacctgtaacccctgACCCCTGGCCTTTGCCACTCCCCAGGGACCGATGATGTGGCGAGCAtcgcttctgctgctgctgttgctactGAGGCACGGGGCCCAGGGGAAACCGTCCCCAGACGCAGGCCCTCATGGCCAGGGGAGGGTGCACCAGGCGGCCCCCCTGAGCGACGCCCCCCATGATGACTCCCACGGGAACTTCCAGTACGACCATGAGGCTTTCCTGGGACGGGAAGTGGCCAAGGAATTCGACCAACTCACCCCAGAGGAAAGCCAGGCCCGTCTGGGGTAGGAGAGACATGCGGTTGGGGCGTGTTCGGAGGTGGGGTTTGGGAGAGAGTTGCCGGGGTATTGACAGGGGTCAGAGAAATGGCGTGGACTGAACTTCAGTTCTTTGTGAGAAATGAAATTCTACCTTCTCTCCTTGGGAAAAGCAAATTAAGTTAAAATTGAGGCATGAAGAGGACCTTTggcccttttatttatttatttattttgcgacaaggtcttactttgttgcccaggacggagtgcagtggcaagatctcagctcactgcaacctacacctcctgggttcaagcgattctcctgcctcagcctcccaagtagtggagattacaggcacctaccactgcacacagttaatttttgtatttttagtagagactgggtttcaccatgttggctaggctggtcttgaactcctgacctcaggtgatctgcccacctcggcctcccaaagtgctggaattacaggcgtgagccaccgtgcccggcctattatattattattattatcattatttgagacggagtctcgctctgttgcccaggctggagtgcagtggtactatctcggctcactgcaacctccacctcctggattcaagcagttctcccgtgtcagccttcgagtagctgggatttcaggttcgggccaccacgcccgactaatttttgtgtttttaatagagatgaggtttcactatgtgggccaggctggtctggaaggcctgatctcaagcgatccgcccCTCTTGGCTTGCcaagcctgggattacaggtgtgagtcaccacgcctgtcCTGTCCTAAGTGCTTTCCGTGGCCAAACTCATTTATTCCCCAGAGCTGCCCTTTTGGGGTAGGTaccattttttctctctgttttacaGAGGGGTAACCGAGGCAcaagagaggttaagtcacttgcccacagtcacacagccagtaagagGAAGTGGCTGGATTTGGACCTAAAATGTCTGGCTGTGGAGCCCAAGCTCTTAACAACAGCAGTAACTTCAGAGAAGGGTGTGAATCTGGGGACAGAGTCGGCCCTTGACAGACCGGAGCAGAGACCACCTGGTGCGGGAGGTGGGGCGGTGACTCAGGCAGGCCTGGAGAGGGCTCTGCTgtgtcagattttctttctttcttttttttttttctgtctcagatTTTCGACCTTAGGGAGGGGGCTGCGGGGGTCTAGGGACGGTGACAGGGAGGAGGGCTCCATGTAGTCTCTGTTAATTAGAGATTGGGCGAGGGACCGGCCTGACATGGAGAGGAGAAGGGCCGGGGAGCTGACAAGCGTGGCCCGAGAGAAGGGGCGAGATGGAACCTAAGTGGCTTGACATGTGACGGGGAGGGGCACAGGAGCCCCGAGGAGCATGGGGAGGGGTATAGAGAGACCGAGCCCCTGGGGTTGCGGGTGATGGTCCTCGGGCAGTGCCTGATTCAGCCGGGAGCAGGCAGGAGAAAGCCACCAGGCGCAGcgcagggcagggctggagggaTAGGAGCCTGAAATTGACACGCGCAGCCTGGTAAGGGGGCGGGGTATGGGGCGGGTCGGGGCCTGAGACAGCCGGGGCTCGGGGGTGTGGCCGTGGCTGTCTGGGTTCAAAGTCAGTCTTGGAACAGGGCCCCCCTGGCAAGGGGCGCAGTGCGACGCCGCGCTCCCCATCACCACCACAGCTCAGCCCAGCTAGAGGTGCAGCACGTGCAGGCCGAGGGCGGGGCCGGCGCGGAGAGGGTGGCCCTGCATCGTCGTAGGTCTCTCCCACGCAGTGCTCCCAGCAGGCCCGCTCGTTTTCAGGAAGGGCGTGACTTGTCCCGGGGGTGGACCCTAGGCTGAGGGTCCTCCGCTGGGTTTGGTCCCGAAATTGACACGCGTCCCTCCCCAGTTCACCCGCGGATCCGATGTGTCCCAGGGGGCGTGGCCCCGTGcgaggggcggggcctggggcGGGACCAGAGACTGACTTGTGCCCGCCCCGGCTCGCAGGCGGATCGTGGACCGCATGGACCGCGCGGGGGACGGCGACGGCTGGGTATCGCTGGCCGAGCTTCGCGCGTGGATCGCGCACACGCAGCAGCGGCACATACGGGACTCGGTGAGCGCGGCCTGGGACACGTACGACACGGACCGCGACGGGCGTGTGGGTTGGGAGGAGCTGCGCAACGCCACCTATGGCCACTACGCGCCCGGTACGCGGCGAGCCCCCGACCCTGCTCCCCATACAACGTTACCCCGACCTCTGGACCGCCTCATTCTGAGAACCTGAACCCGTTTACCCGGAGTCCCTGGCCCCTAACCAGGCTCTACCCACTTTTAGGAGCCCATCACTGAGATCTTCACTTTCTCACCTCTggcttctcttttttgtttttcgtttgcTTATTTTTCTGGTATTTAGCTGCATACTAAAAACGATCTTTTTTTCAAACATGAAGTCAGAATTAGATGCTAAAAGCCACTGAACACGCCCAAAGAGGGACTTGAACCCTGGGCCCTCAGATTAAAAGTCCAATGCTCTACCAACTGAGCTACCCAGGCTCCCTTCAGGGAGTTTATTCTGGGACCTGCTACCTCTATGACAATGTGACAGTATGACTAGGGAACTTCAGATCACGGCCAAGGACACCTACTTTCCATGCTTTGTCATCCTGACCCCTAACCTCCGTGACATCATCCTGAGAACCCCAAAGCCAGTTACTCTGCCCCCGACTCTCAGATCCCTCCTTTCTGTCCCAAGCCCCAGCCCCAGTGGcccacccctccacacacacacacacacacacacacacacacacacacacacagccctcatTCCCTCCCCCCTCTCCTCTCTGTCCCTGGCCCCAGCCTCCCCCTCCAGCCTGTCTTCCACAGGGCTCCAGGGGAGTCTTCACACCCAGCACTGActctgcccctccctccccttcctgggcCCCCAGGAGACAGTCCCACTCCTCAGCCCGGACATCTCCACCTGTAGGtttgtttttctgcattttctgccCCAAATGGATCTTCTGTGGTTTTCCTGAACTCACCACACTCCTCAAACCTCTACCCTCTGCCCATATTGTTCCCTCCAATTACAatgcccttcccttcctctcagTCAAGCCATCTCAGTCCCTGTAAGCTACCCCATCACAGCCTCAGTCTGGGGCCAAAAGGGCTACTATCAACTTAAAGTCCATCATTCCTGTCTCCACACCCTTGGATCAGTTATTTCTTCTCTCCGGGAATCAGTTTTTGCATTCAGAAAGTAGAACACATGGAAAAACCCACTGTACCTGCTTTTTGTGATGATTACATGCAGTATTTTACATAAAGAGCTTAGCATATAATCTCTCACGAGTTAGCTAATTTATTGTGTggatataatatgttatatagc contains:
- the RCN3 gene encoding reticulocalbin-3 isoform X2 → MMWRASLLLLLLLLRHGAQGKPSPDAGPHGQGRVHQAAPLSDAPHDDSHGNFQYDHEAFLGREVAKEFDQLTPEESQARLGRIVDRMDRAGDGDGWVSLAELRAWIAHTQQRHIRDSVSAAWDTYDTDRDGRVGWEELRNATYGHYAPGEEFHDVEDAETYKKMLARDERRFRVADQDGDSMATREELTAFLHPEEFPHMRDIVIAETLEDLDRNKDGYVQVEEYIADLYSAEPGEEEPAWVQTERQQFRDFRDLNKDGHLDGSEVGHWVLPPAQDQPLVEANHLLHESDTDKRAL